The Enterobacter asburiae genome window below encodes:
- the putA gene encoding trifunctional transcriptional regulator/proline dehydrogenase/L-glutamate gamma-semialdehyde dehydrogenase — MGMTTMGVKLDDATRERIKTAATRIDRTPHWLIKQAIFNYLERLESDEGLPELPALLAGAANESEEAPAAGDENHQPFLEFAEQILPQSVSRAAITGAYRRAETDAVPMLLEQARLPEAIAAQAHSLAYQLADKLRNQKTATGRAGMVQGLLQEFSLSSQEGVALMCLAEALLRIPDKATRDALIRDKISNGNWHSHIGRSPSLFVNAATWGLLFTGKLVSTHNEANLSRSLNRIIGKSGEPLIRKGVDMAMRLMGEQFVTGETIAEALANARKLEDKGFRYSYDMLGEAALTAADAQAYMVSYQQAIHAIGKASNGRGIYEGPGISIKLSALHPRYSRAQYDRVMEELYPRLKSLTLLARQYDIGINIDAEEADRLEISLDLLEKLCFEPELAGWNGIGFVIQAYQKRCPFVIDYLIDLASRSRRRLMIRLVKGAYWDSEIKRAQMEGLEGYPVYTRKVYTDVSYLACAKKLLGVPNLIYPQFATHNAHTLAAIYSLAGQNYYPGQYEFQCLHGMGEPLYEQVTGKVADGKLNRPCRIYAPVGTHETLLAYLVRRLLENGANTSFVNRIADTTLPLDELVADPVQAVEKMAAQEGQVGLPHPKIALPRELYGKGRVNSAGLDLANEHRLASLSSALLNSALQKWQAKPILEQPAADGDMQPVINPAEPKDIVGYAREATEAEVDQALDSAVNNAPIWFATPPQERAAILERAAVLMEDQMQSLIGILVREAGKTFSNAIAEVREAVDFLHYYAGQVRDDFDNETHRPLGPVVCISPWNFPLAIFTGQIAAALAAGNSVLAKPAEQTPLIAAQGINILLEAGVPAGVVQLLPGRGETVGAKLTSDNRVRGVMFTGSTEVASLLQRNIATRLDAQGRPTPLIAETGGMNAMIVDSSALTEQVVVDVLASAFDSAGQRCSALRVLCLQDDVADHTLKMLRGAMAECRMGNPGRLTTDIGPVIDAEAKANIENHIQTMRAKGRPVFQAVRENSEDTREWRTGTFVPPTLIELASFDELKKEVFGPVLHVVRYNRNNLNELVEQINASGYGLTLGVHTRIDETIAQVTGSAKVGNLYVNRNMVGAVVGVQPFGGEGLSGTGPKAGGPLYLYRLLANRPENALGVTLARQDADYPVDAQLKAVLTQPLEALISWAEKRPELRAVAQQYGELAQAGTQRLLPGPTGERNTWTLMPRERVLCVADNEQDALVQLAAAMATGCEVLWPEDALHRDLAKQLPKAVSARIRFAKADNLLTQPFDAVIYHGDSDQLRELCEQVAARSGAIVSVQGFARGETNLLLERLYVERSLSVNTAAAGGNASLMTIG; from the coding sequence ATGGGTATGACCACCATGGGGGTTAAGCTGGATGACGCAACCCGCGAACGGATTAAGACCGCAGCAACCCGCATTGACCGCACGCCGCACTGGTTAATTAAGCAGGCGATTTTTAACTATCTCGAAAGACTCGAGAGCGATGAGGGCCTGCCGGAGCTGCCTGCCCTGCTGGCCGGCGCGGCGAACGAAAGCGAGGAGGCTCCAGCCGCTGGCGACGAGAACCATCAGCCGTTCCTCGAATTCGCCGAGCAGATCCTGCCGCAGTCCGTCAGCCGTGCCGCCATTACCGGCGCCTACCGCCGTGCCGAAACCGACGCCGTGCCGATGCTGCTGGAGCAGGCTCGCCTGCCGGAAGCCATTGCCGCACAGGCGCACAGCCTGGCGTATCAGTTAGCCGACAAGCTGCGCAACCAGAAAACCGCCACCGGCCGCGCCGGGATGGTTCAGGGTCTGCTGCAGGAGTTTTCCCTCTCGTCTCAGGAAGGCGTGGCGCTGATGTGCCTCGCGGAAGCGCTGCTGCGTATTCCGGATAAAGCTACCCGCGACGCGCTGATCCGCGACAAGATCAGCAACGGCAACTGGCACTCCCACATTGGCCGCAGCCCGTCGCTGTTCGTCAACGCGGCAACCTGGGGCCTGCTGTTCACTGGCAAACTGGTCTCCACCCATAACGAAGCCAATCTCTCCCGCTCTCTGAACCGCATCATCGGCAAGAGCGGCGAGCCGCTGATCCGCAAGGGCGTGGACATGGCGATGCGCCTGATGGGCGAGCAGTTCGTTACCGGGGAAACCATTGCCGAAGCGCTGGCGAACGCCCGCAAGCTGGAAGATAAAGGTTTCCGCTACTCGTACGACATGTTGGGCGAAGCGGCCCTGACCGCCGCCGACGCGCAGGCCTACATGGTCTCATACCAGCAGGCGATCCACGCTATCGGTAAAGCGTCCAACGGTCGCGGTATTTATGAAGGCCCGGGCATCTCCATTAAGCTCTCCGCCCTGCACCCGCGCTACAGCCGCGCGCAGTACGACCGGGTGATGGAAGAGCTCTACCCGCGCCTGAAGTCCCTGACCCTGCTGGCGCGCCAGTATGACATCGGCATTAACATCGACGCCGAAGAGGCCGACCGTCTGGAGATCTCCCTCGATCTGCTGGAAAAACTGTGCTTCGAGCCGGAGCTGGCAGGCTGGAACGGCATTGGCTTCGTTATCCAGGCCTACCAGAAGCGCTGCCCGTTCGTCATTGATTACCTGATTGACCTGGCAAGCCGCAGCCGCCGTCGCCTGATGATCCGTCTGGTGAAAGGCGCCTACTGGGACAGCGAAATCAAACGCGCCCAGATGGAAGGGCTGGAAGGCTATCCGGTCTATACCCGCAAGGTTTACACCGACGTCTCTTACCTCGCCTGTGCGAAAAAACTGCTCGGCGTGCCGAACCTGATCTATCCGCAGTTCGCTACCCACAACGCCCACACCCTGGCGGCAATCTACAGCCTGGCCGGGCAGAACTACTATCCGGGCCAGTACGAGTTCCAGTGCCTGCACGGCATGGGTGAACCGCTGTACGAGCAGGTCACCGGTAAAGTGGCGGACGGCAAGCTGAACCGCCCATGCCGAATCTATGCTCCTGTGGGAACGCACGAAACCCTGCTGGCGTACCTGGTGCGTCGTCTGCTGGAAAACGGCGCGAACACCTCCTTCGTTAACCGCATCGCCGACACCACGCTGCCGCTGGACGAGCTGGTGGCCGACCCGGTCCAGGCCGTTGAGAAGATGGCGGCGCAGGAAGGCCAGGTTGGCCTGCCGCATCCGAAGATTGCCCTGCCGCGCGAGCTGTACGGCAAAGGCCGCGTCAACTCGGCGGGTCTGGATCTCGCCAACGAACACCGTCTGGCGTCCCTCTCCTCTGCCCTGCTCAACAGCGCGCTGCAGAAGTGGCAGGCTAAACCGATTCTGGAGCAGCCCGCTGCTGACGGCGACATGCAGCCGGTGATCAACCCGGCCGAGCCGAAGGATATCGTCGGCTACGCGCGTGAAGCGACCGAAGCGGAAGTGGATCAGGCGCTGGACAGCGCGGTGAACAACGCCCCTATCTGGTTCGCCACCCCGCCGCAGGAGCGCGCCGCGATTCTGGAGCGTGCAGCGGTGCTGATGGAAGATCAGATGCAGTCGCTCATCGGCATTCTGGTACGCGAGGCGGGTAAAACCTTCAGCAACGCGATTGCCGAAGTGCGCGAGGCCGTCGACTTCCTGCACTACTACGCCGGTCAGGTGCGCGATGACTTCGATAACGAAACCCACCGTCCGCTGGGTCCGGTCGTCTGTATCAGCCCGTGGAACTTCCCGCTGGCGATCTTCACCGGCCAGATTGCCGCCGCCCTGGCCGCAGGCAACAGCGTGCTGGCAAAACCGGCAGAGCAGACCCCGCTGATTGCCGCTCAGGGTATCAACATTCTTCTGGAAGCCGGCGTGCCGGCGGGCGTGGTTCAGCTGCTGCCGGGCCGTGGTGAAACGGTCGGTGCCAAACTGACCTCCGATAACCGCGTGCGCGGCGTGATGTTTACCGGCTCGACCGAAGTGGCGTCGCTGCTGCAGCGCAACATTGCCACCCGTCTGGATGCACAGGGTCGCCCTACGCCGCTCATCGCGGAAACCGGCGGGATGAACGCCATGATCGTTGACTCCTCCGCGCTCACCGAGCAGGTGGTGGTCGACGTGCTGGCCTCCGCGTTCGACAGCGCCGGTCAGCGCTGCTCCGCTCTGCGCGTGCTGTGCCTGCAGGACGACGTGGCGGACCACACGCTGAAGATGCTGCGCGGCGCGATGGCCGAATGCCGCATGGGCAACCCGGGCCGTCTCACCACCGACATCGGACCGGTGATCGACGCGGAAGCCAAAGCCAACATCGAAAACCACATTCAGACCATGCGCGCGAAAGGCCGTCCGGTGTTCCAGGCGGTGCGTGAGAACAGCGAAGATACCCGCGAATGGCGGACCGGCACCTTTGTGCCGCCAACGCTGATTGAGCTGGCAAGCTTCGACGAGCTGAAAAAAGAGGTCTTCGGCCCGGTGCTGCACGTGGTGCGCTACAACCGTAACAACCTGAACGAGCTGGTTGAGCAGATCAACGCCTCCGGCTATGGCCTGACGCTCGGCGTGCATACCCGTATCGACGAGACTATCGCGCAGGTGACCGGCAGCGCCAAAGTGGGCAACCTGTACGTCAACCGCAACATGGTTGGCGCGGTCGTGGGCGTACAGCCGTTTGGCGGCGAAGGCCTCTCCGGCACCGGTCCGAAAGCGGGCGGTCCGCTCTACCTGTACCGCCTGCTGGCGAACCGTCCGGAGAACGCCCTGGGCGTCACCCTGGCACGCCAGGATGCGGACTATCCGGTGGATGCGCAGCTGAAAGCCGTGCTGACGCAGCCGCTGGAGGCGCTCATCTCATGGGCGGAAAAACGTCCTGAGCTGCGTGCCGTCGCCCAGCAGTACGGCGAGCTGGCGCAGGCGGGCACGCAGCGTCTGCTGCCGGGTCCAACCGGCGAGCGCAACACCTGGACGCTGATGCCGCGCGAGCGCGTGCTGTGCGTGGCCGATAACGAGCAGGACGCGCTGGTGCAGCTGGCCGCCGCGATGGCTACCGGCTGTGAAGTGCTGTGGCCGGAAGATGCCCTGCATCGCGATCTCGCCAAACAGCTGCCGAAGGCGGTCTCGGCCCGCATTCGCTTCGCGAAAGCCGATAACCTGCTGACCCAGCCGTTTGATGCGGTGATCTACCACGGTGATTCCGATCAGCTGCGCGAACTGTGCGAGCAGGTTGCGGCCCGCAGCGGTGCCATCGTTTCGGTACAGGGCTTCGCCCGCGGGGAAACCAACCTGCTGCTGGAGCGTCTGTACGTGGAGCGCTCGCTCAGCGTCAACACCGCGGCGGCAGGCGGTAACGCCAGCCTGATGACAATAGGCTAA
- the putP gene encoding sodium/proline symporter PutP — translation MAISTPMLVTFLVYIFGMILIGFLAWRSTKNFDDYILGGRSLGPMVTALSAGASDMSGWLLMGLPGAIFISGISESWIAIGLTLGAWINWKLVAGRLRVHTEANNNALTLPDYFTGRFEDNSRILRIISAVVILLFFTIYCASGIVAGARLFESTFGMSYETALWAGAAATILYTFVGGFLAVSWTDTVQASLMIFALILTPVIVIFTVGGFGESLEVIKQKSIENVDMLKGLNFVAIVSLMGWGLGYFGQPHILARFMAADSHHTIVHARRISMTWMILCLAGACAVGFFGIAYFNNNPAQAGAVNQNAERVFIELAQILFNPWIAGILLSAILAAVMSTLSCQLLVCSSAITEDLYKAFLRKNASQKELVWVGRFMVLVVALIAIALAANPNNRVLGLVSYAWAGFGAAFGPVVLFSVLWSRMTRNGALAGMIIGAVTVIVWKQFAWLGLYEIIPGFIFGSIGIVVFSLLGKAPSASMQKRFAEADAHYHTAPPSKLQAE, via the coding sequence ATGGCTATTAGCACACCGATGCTGGTGACATTTCTCGTTTATATTTTTGGCATGATCCTGATAGGGTTTTTGGCGTGGCGTTCTACAAAGAACTTTGACGACTACATTCTGGGCGGACGCAGTTTAGGCCCAATGGTGACCGCACTCTCTGCGGGCGCATCCGACATGAGCGGCTGGCTGCTGATGGGGCTGCCCGGCGCGATTTTCATCTCCGGTATATCGGAAAGCTGGATCGCCATCGGCCTGACTCTCGGCGCGTGGATCAACTGGAAGCTGGTGGCAGGCCGTCTGCGCGTGCATACCGAGGCCAACAACAACGCCCTGACGCTGCCGGATTACTTCACCGGACGTTTTGAAGATAACAGCCGCATCCTGCGCATTATCTCCGCGGTGGTTATTCTGCTGTTCTTCACCATCTACTGCGCCTCCGGCATCGTGGCCGGCGCGCGTCTGTTCGAAAGCACCTTCGGCATGAGCTATGAAACCGCCCTGTGGGCCGGTGCGGCGGCGACCATCCTCTATACCTTCGTGGGCGGTTTCCTGGCGGTAAGCTGGACCGACACCGTGCAGGCGAGCCTGATGATCTTCGCCCTGATCCTGACCCCGGTGATTGTGATTTTCACCGTTGGCGGCTTTGGCGAATCGCTTGAAGTGATCAAGCAGAAGAGCATCGAAAACGTCGACATGCTGAAAGGGCTGAACTTCGTGGCCATCGTCTCCCTGATGGGCTGGGGCCTGGGCTACTTCGGTCAGCCGCATATCCTGGCGCGCTTTATGGCGGCGGATTCTCACCACACCATCGTTCATGCCCGTCGTATCAGTATGACGTGGATGATCCTGTGTCTGGCAGGCGCGTGTGCGGTCGGCTTCTTCGGCATCGCGTACTTCAACAACAACCCGGCGCAGGCGGGCGCGGTGAACCAGAACGCCGAGCGCGTGTTCATCGAGCTGGCGCAAATTCTGTTCAACCCGTGGATTGCCGGTATCCTGCTCTCCGCAATCCTGGCGGCGGTGATGTCTACCCTGAGCTGCCAGCTGCTGGTCTGCTCCAGTGCGATCACCGAAGACCTCTACAAAGCCTTCCTGCGTAAAAACGCGAGCCAGAAAGAGCTGGTGTGGGTAGGGCGCTTTATGGTGCTGGTGGTGGCGCTGATTGCCATCGCGCTGGCGGCCAACCCGAATAACCGCGTGCTGGGCCTGGTGAGCTACGCGTGGGCGGGCTTCGGTGCCGCGTTTGGTCCGGTGGTGCTGTTCTCCGTACTGTGGTCACGCATGACACGCAACGGCGCGCTGGCGGGGATGATCATCGGTGCGGTGACCGTTATCGTCTGGAAACAGTTCGCGTGGCTGGGCCTGTACGAAATCATTCCGGGCTTTATCTTCGGCAGCATCGGCATCGTGGTGTTCAGCCTGCTGGGTAAAGCCCCGTCTGCCTCCATGCAGAAACGCTTTGCGGAAGCCGACGCGCATTACCATACTGCGCCGCCGTCTAAGCTCCAGGCAGAATAA
- a CDS encoding DUF3574 domain-containing protein produces the protein MTIKTGVMAAALLMLAGCTAPSQHAAVETCKADNQMQQTTLYFGLNRPAGAQITGNEWQQFVDQDVTPRFRDGLTVFDARGQWLGNDGKVAREPSKALMLIHGKDAQSEKNIEALRGIYKSRFAQESVMRVDQPVCVQF, from the coding sequence ATGACAATCAAAACAGGGGTAATGGCAGCGGCATTATTGATGCTCGCTGGCTGCACGGCGCCATCGCAACATGCGGCGGTGGAGACCTGCAAAGCGGATAACCAGATGCAGCAAACCACGCTCTATTTCGGCTTAAATCGACCTGCCGGGGCGCAGATCACCGGCAACGAGTGGCAGCAGTTTGTTGACCAGGACGTGACGCCGCGCTTTCGCGATGGCTTAACGGTATTTGACGCGCGCGGGCAGTGGCTGGGGAACGACGGAAAAGTGGCGCGTGAACCCAGCAAAGCGCTGATGCTGATCCACGGTAAGGATGCGCAGAGCGAGAAGAACATCGAAGCGTTACGCGGGATTTATAAATCACGCTTCGCGCAGGAGTCGGTGATGCGCGTCGATCAGCCGGTGTGCGTGCAGTTCTAA